In a genomic window of Borrelia maritima:
- a CDS encoding cysteine desulfurase — MYLKQIKSNAEKVKLLRKDFPILNKKFDNKNIIYFDNAATSQKPKKVIYSSIEYYENYNGNVHRSGHKFGIESSIKIEKTRELVKNFINAESAKNIIFNSGTTDGVNTIANSFFCSKYFKKKDEIILTTLEHNSNLLPWANLAKLADLTIKFAKFNEMGIVTPEEIEKLITEKTKLISIAGINNTLGTINDLESIGKIAKKYNISLFVDAAQMAPHIKIDVKKIGCDFLVFSGHKMLAPTGIGILYISNSMSEKLNSSKLGGNTVEKIFIENEKIKFKPSDTPNKFESGTPNIAGIIGLEEAIKYINNISMDFILDHDQQLIDYGVKKLQELDEVEFLLNTNLKRNSIISFTVKNIHSHDIETYLDTMGIATRAGKTCSYVAFFPENLNKDHLLRISFYFYNTQEEIDNFILGLKKVIKELS, encoded by the coding sequence ATGTATTTAAAACAAATAAAAAGCAATGCCGAAAAGGTTAAGCTTTTAAGAAAAGATTTTCCTATTTTAAATAAAAAGTTTGACAATAAAAATATAATTTATTTTGATAATGCGGCAACCTCTCAAAAGCCCAAAAAAGTAATTTATTCTAGCATAGAATATTATGAAAATTACAACGGAAATGTGCATAGAAGCGGACACAAATTTGGAATTGAATCTAGCATAAAAATAGAAAAAACAAGAGAACTTGTAAAAAATTTCATTAATGCAGAATCTGCAAAAAATATAATATTTAATTCTGGAACTACGGATGGAGTTAATACCATCGCAAACTCATTTTTTTGCTCAAAATACTTTAAAAAAAAAGATGAAATTATTCTCACAACCCTCGAACATAATAGCAATTTGCTGCCATGGGCAAATCTTGCAAAATTAGCTGATCTAACAATTAAGTTCGCCAAATTTAATGAAATGGGAATTGTTACCCCTGAAGAAATTGAAAAACTTATTACAGAAAAAACAAAGCTCATTAGTATTGCAGGAATAAATAATACTTTGGGAACCATTAATGATTTAGAATCTATTGGAAAAATCGCAAAAAAATATAATATAAGTCTATTTGTAGATGCTGCGCAAATGGCACCTCATATAAAAATAGATGTCAAAAAAATTGGCTGTGACTTTTTGGTATTTTCCGGACACAAAATGCTTGCTCCAACAGGAATAGGTATTTTATACATTTCAAATAGTATGTCTGAAAAACTTAATAGTTCAAAATTGGGAGGGAATACCGTAGAAAAAATATTTATAGAAAATGAAAAAATTAAATTTAAACCATCTGATACTCCTAATAAATTTGAATCGGGAACCCCAAACATTGCAGGAATTATTGGACTTGAAGAGGCAATAAAATACATTAATAACATTTCTATGGATTTTATTTTAGATCATGATCAGCAGTTAATCGACTATGGAGTAAAAAAATTACAAGAGCTTGATGAAGTCGAATTTTTACTAAATACAAATCTTAAACGAAATTCAATAATATCATTTACGGTAAAAAATATTCATTCACACGATATTGAAACCTATCTAGATACAATGGGAATAGCAACTAGGGCTGGAAAAACTTGTTCTTACGTAGCATTTTTTCCAGAAAATTTAAATAAAGACCATCTTTTAAGAATTAGCTTTTATTTTTACAATACACAAGAAGAAATTGATAATTTCATACTGGGATTAAAAAAAGTAATAAAAGAGCTTTCATAA
- a CDS encoding iron-sulfur cluster assembly scaffold protein, translating into MLTEKTKKELLRLSKVNNYIIDKIETNQNLKHQSKCGDQILFQTIEINNGKFNFKHHASGCMILLASANALNKLCNDKPKPEILNLVQKVINSDFTNLDEIDVSLKIFNIFTNTNRKDCFLLPYKSLKDSLESYKPLRRAIK; encoded by the coding sequence ATGCTCACTGAAAAAACCAAAAAAGAATTACTAAGACTTAGTAAAGTAAATAATTATATAATAGATAAAATAGAAACAAATCAAAATCTAAAACATCAATCTAAATGTGGAGATCAAATTTTATTCCAAACAATAGAAATAAATAACGGAAAATTTAACTTTAAACATCATGCATCTGGATGTATGATTTTACTTGCAAGCGCCAACGCTTTAAACAAATTATGTAATGACAAACCAAAACCAGAAATCCTAAACTTAGTGCAAAAAGTAATAAACAGCGATTTTACAAATTTAGACGAGATTGATGTAAGTTTAAAAATTTTTAACATATTTACAAATACAAACAGAAAAGACTGTTTTTTACTACCATACAAATCATTAAAAGATAGTTTAGAAAGCTATAAGCCTTTAAGGAGAGCTATTAAATGA
- a CDS encoding YifB family Mg chelatase-like AAA ATPase has product MKIYSHSSIGYEGELIEIEIDIKKGISGIDIVGLAGSEIKESRERVKSAIKNSNFHFPKNRILINLAPAGVKKLGTALDLSIAISIIKIQENKNNKNLEILILGELQLDGQIRSIKAVLPAIALAKERKIKFAIVPFENLEEARLINGLNIWGVKDLKETINIINQLNNNILPPRTNIKPQPVIEQDYILDYDFKNIKGQQRVKRAIEIAIAGGHNIMLFGPPGSGKTLSIKCAQSILPPLTNKELIETNRIWSISGKLIERKIIKQRPFRNPHHTASKEGIIGGGPNPLPGEVSLAHNGILFLDEALEFKKSILQSLREPIEDKSISISRASSKLFKYPANFQLMLAMNLCPCGNLGKKHTDCFCSQQEISNYWKKLGAAMLDRIDIRVPTRAINNEKLLSETSESSSEIKQRIIKARNIQNIRYENFANINKNSDLNSDHIEKFCKLDTILKNDLIYILNKLNISSRATHSILKIARTISDLKEEKNISKEALLEAIEHRKNGENMLEK; this is encoded by the coding sequence ATGAAAATCTATTCACACTCATCAATCGGATATGAAGGAGAACTAATTGAGATTGAAATAGATATTAAAAAGGGAATTTCTGGAATTGATATCGTAGGGCTTGCTGGAAGCGAAATTAAAGAATCAAGAGAAAGGGTAAAATCAGCTATCAAGAATTCAAATTTTCATTTTCCTAAAAATAGAATATTAATAAATCTTGCACCTGCTGGGGTTAAAAAGCTTGGTACAGCTCTTGACCTTTCTATTGCTATCAGCATTATTAAAATACAAGAAAACAAGAATAATAAAAATTTAGAAATCTTAATATTGGGAGAATTGCAATTAGATGGCCAAATAAGATCAATAAAAGCGGTTTTACCAGCAATTGCTCTTGCCAAAGAAAGGAAAATAAAATTTGCAATAGTTCCCTTTGAAAATTTAGAAGAAGCACGTCTAATAAATGGTTTGAATATTTGGGGAGTTAAAGATTTAAAAGAAACTATAAATATAATAAACCAATTAAACAACAATATACTCCCCCCAAGAACAAATATTAAACCGCAGCCAGTAATTGAACAAGATTATATTTTAGATTATGACTTCAAGAATATAAAAGGACAACAAAGAGTAAAAAGAGCAATTGAAATAGCAATTGCTGGTGGACATAATATCATGTTATTTGGTCCGCCTGGAAGCGGAAAAACACTTAGTATTAAGTGCGCTCAATCTATTCTTCCTCCACTTACAAACAAAGAGCTAATAGAAACAAATAGAATATGGTCAATATCCGGGAAATTAATAGAAAGAAAGATAATAAAACAAAGACCTTTTAGAAATCCCCACCACACTGCTAGTAAAGAAGGAATAATCGGTGGAGGCCCTAACCCTTTGCCCGGAGAAGTTTCTCTTGCCCACAATGGAATATTATTTTTAGATGAAGCTTTAGAATTTAAAAAATCTATCTTACAATCCTTACGTGAACCTATTGAAGACAAATCAATTTCAATCTCAAGAGCAAGTTCTAAATTATTCAAATACCCTGCAAATTTCCAACTAATGCTTGCAATGAATCTTTGCCCCTGTGGAAATCTTGGCAAAAAACACACAGACTGCTTTTGTTCGCAACAAGAAATTTCCAATTATTGGAAAAAACTTGGAGCTGCAATGCTTGATAGAATTGACATTAGGGTTCCAACAAGAGCAATTAATAATGAAAAATTACTCAGCGAAACAAGCGAAAGTTCAAGCGAAATAAAACAAAGAATAATAAAAGCAAGAAACATCCAAAATATAAGATACGAAAATTTTGCAAACATAAATAAAAATTCTGATCTTAATTCCGATCACATTGAAAAATTTTGCAAATTAGATACAATCTTAAAAAATGATTTGATTTACATTTTAAATAAACTCAACATATCCTCAAGAGCAACACATTCAATATTAAAAATTGCAAGAACAATCTCTGATTTAAAAGAAGAAAAAAATATTTCAAAAGAAGCCTTACTTGAAGCAATTGAACACAGAAAAAACGGAGAAAATATGCTTGAAAAATAA
- a CDS encoding L-lactate dehydrogenase codes for MLKSNKVVLIGAGGVGSSFAYALTIDNSLVHELVIIDVNENKAKGEVMDLNHGQMFLKKNINVSFGTYKDCANADIIVITAGLNQKPGETRLDLVDKNSKIFKDIVTNVVSSGFDGIFVVASNPVDIMTYVTMKYSKFPIHKVIGTGTILDTSRLRYFLSDHFNVNTQNIHSYVMGEHGDSSFATWDETKIAMKPLSEYLAEGKITELELDEIHKKVVNAAYEVIKLKGATYYAIGLGIKNIVNAIIGDQNIILPISSYINGQYGGLIKDLYIGAPAIVCKEGVKEVLNFNISPKELEKFNSSANQLKSYIDKIEF; via the coding sequence ATGCTTAAGTCTAATAAAGTTGTTCTTATTGGAGCTGGTGGGGTTGGTTCAAGCTTTGCTTATGCTTTGACAATAGACAATTCACTTGTACATGAACTTGTAATTATTGACGTTAATGAAAATAAAGCAAAAGGGGAGGTCATGGACCTTAATCATGGCCAAATGTTTTTAAAGAAGAATATTAATGTATCGTTTGGGACTTACAAAGATTGTGCTAATGCAGACATTATTGTAATTACGGCAGGGCTTAACCAAAAACCTGGTGAGACAAGACTTGATTTGGTTGATAAAAATTCTAAAATATTTAAAGATATTGTAACTAATGTTGTATCTAGTGGTTTTGATGGTATTTTTGTTGTTGCAAGCAATCCTGTAGACATTATGACTTATGTTACAATGAAGTATTCTAAATTTCCTATTCATAAGGTTATTGGGACTGGAACTATTCTTGATACTTCAAGACTTCGATATTTTTTAAGTGATCATTTTAATGTGAACACTCAAAATATACATTCATATGTTATGGGTGAGCATGGTGATAGTTCTTTTGCTACTTGGGATGAAACAAAAATAGCAATGAAGCCTTTATCAGAATATCTTGCTGAAGGCAAAATAACTGAATTGGAGCTTGATGAAATTCATAAAAAGGTTGTGAATGCTGCTTATGAGGTGATTAAGTTAAAGGGAGCAACCTATTATGCAATTGGACTTGGTATTAAGAATATTGTAAATGCAATAATTGGAGATCAGAATATTATTTTGCCAATATCTTCTTATATTAATGGTCAGTATGGGGGATTGATTAAAGATCTTTATATTGGGGCACCTGCCATAGTTTGTAAGGAGGGAGTCAAAGAAGTTTTAAACTTTAATATAAGTCCTAAAGAGCTTGAAAAGTTTAACAGTTCTGCTAATCAGCTTAAAAGCTATATTGATAAAATAGAATTTTAG
- the lepA gene encoding translation elongation factor 4, translating into MSSISIRKKNFCIIAHIDHGKSTLADRFIQKAKIISDRDFKSQMLDNMDIERERGITIKSQAVTITYKSNDGNCYELNFVDTPGHVDFSYEVSRAISSCEGALLLIDASQGIQAQTVSNFYMAFEHDLEIIPVINKIDLPNANIDFVKKQIKSDLGLNEEIAISISAKNGIGIDDLLEAICKYVPSPRGSVKDPLRALIFDSHYDSYRGVVVHFRIFEGQIKTGDKIKLMHTGSEHLIEEIGIFKISLERKDSLEAGDVGYFIAGIKNISDVKIGDTVTLCDFTALSPLEGFKEVKPVVFSSVYPVDANQYDDLLKAMDRLKLNDASLTFEKDSSSALGHGFKCGFLGLLHLEVIQERIEREFNLNVILTSPSVRYKIIPKKGESYFIETPEQFPGNESIESVLEPYIKANIIVPTEFLGNIMSVCLLKRGVQTNLIYLDTKRVELIYKMPLSEILFDFYDKIKSVSRGYASFDYELLDYEYTDLVRLDILVNGDRVDALSQLVFKDSARTKAVVICKKLKEEIARQQFRIAIQGAIGSNVIARETISPVRKDVTAKCYGGDITRKRKLLEKQKEGKKRMKMVGNVEIPQSAFLAVLKSNDN; encoded by the coding sequence GTGAGTAGTATTAGTATTCGTAAGAAAAATTTTTGCATTATTGCACACATTGATCATGGTAAGTCAACATTAGCCGATAGATTTATTCAAAAGGCTAAAATAATATCTGATCGTGATTTTAAAAGTCAAATGCTTGACAATATGGATATTGAGCGAGAAAGAGGCATTACAATAAAAAGTCAGGCAGTAACAATTACCTATAAAAGTAATGATGGTAATTGTTATGAATTAAATTTTGTAGATACTCCAGGCCATGTTGATTTTTCTTATGAAGTTTCAAGAGCAATTTCATCTTGTGAGGGCGCTCTTTTATTAATTGATGCAAGCCAGGGGATACAAGCTCAGACAGTTTCTAATTTTTACATGGCTTTTGAGCATGATTTAGAAATTATTCCTGTTATTAATAAAATAGATCTTCCAAATGCAAATATTGATTTTGTAAAGAAGCAAATAAAGAGTGATTTAGGATTGAATGAAGAAATTGCTATTTCTATTTCTGCTAAGAATGGAATAGGAATTGATGATTTGCTTGAAGCTATTTGTAAGTATGTGCCATCTCCTAGGGGAAGTGTTAAAGATCCGTTAAGAGCATTAATTTTTGATTCGCATTATGATTCTTATAGAGGAGTTGTTGTTCACTTTAGAATTTTCGAAGGACAAATCAAGACGGGCGATAAGATTAAGTTAATGCATACTGGTAGCGAGCATTTAATTGAAGAGATTGGAATTTTTAAAATATCACTTGAAAGAAAGGATAGTCTAGAAGCAGGGGATGTTGGATATTTTATTGCAGGAATAAAAAATATATCAGATGTGAAGATTGGAGATACAGTAACCCTTTGTGATTTTACCGCATTATCTCCTCTTGAGGGATTTAAAGAAGTTAAGCCCGTAGTGTTTTCTTCAGTATATCCTGTTGATGCTAATCAATATGATGATCTTTTAAAGGCAATGGATAGATTAAAGCTTAATGATGCGTCGTTAACATTTGAAAAAGATTCATCATCTGCTCTTGGGCATGGTTTTAAATGTGGATTTCTTGGACTTTTGCATTTAGAAGTCATTCAAGAACGCATTGAACGTGAATTTAATTTAAATGTGATACTAACTTCCCCTTCTGTTAGATACAAAATAATTCCTAAAAAGGGAGAATCTTATTTTATTGAAACTCCTGAACAATTTCCTGGAAATGAATCTATTGAAAGTGTTCTTGAGCCTTATATTAAGGCCAATATTATTGTTCCTACAGAATTTTTAGGTAATATTATGAGTGTGTGTTTATTGAAAAGAGGAGTTCAGACGAACTTAATCTATCTTGATACTAAGCGTGTTGAACTTATTTATAAAATGCCTCTTTCTGAGATCCTTTTTGATTTTTATGATAAGATTAAATCTGTGAGTCGTGGATATGCTTCTTTTGATTATGAACTTTTAGATTATGAATATACAGATTTAGTAAGATTAGATATATTAGTCAATGGGGATAGAGTTGATGCACTCTCTCAATTAGTTTTTAAAGATAGCGCAAGAACTAAGGCTGTTGTGATTTGTAAAAAGTTGAAAGAAGAAATAGCAAGGCAGCAATTTAGAATAGCTATTCAAGGTGCTATTGGTTCTAATGTTATTGCTCGAGAGACAATTTCTCCTGTTAGAAAAGATGTTACTGCTAAGTGTTATGGAGGTGATATTACTCGTAAGCGAAAACTTTTAGAAAAGCAGAAAGAAGGCAAAAAGCGAATGAAGATGGTAGGAAATGTTGAGATCCCACAAAGCGCTTTTCTTGCAGTTTTGAAATCTAACGACAATTAA
- a CDS encoding ATP synthase subunit K (produces ATP from ADP in the presence of a proton gradient across the membrane; the K subunit is a nonenzymatic component which binds the dimeric form by interacting with the G and E subunits), giving the protein MDIGLIGVNSALTISAIGSALGMGAAGSAAIGAWKRCYMQGKPAPFLLIVFVSAPLTQIIYGYILMNTLYEVMMQTNPWLLFGAGIGGGFAIAVSGFAQGKAAAGACDAFSETGKGFATYLLVLGLIESVALFVMVFLMIFKFV; this is encoded by the coding sequence ATGGATATAGGTTTAATAGGAGTTAATTCAGCTTTGACAATTTCAGCAATAGGCTCTGCCTTGGGCATGGGAGCAGCAGGCAGTGCTGCTATTGGGGCATGGAAGAGATGCTATATGCAAGGAAAGCCGGCACCATTTTTATTGATTGTTTTTGTTTCAGCGCCATTGACTCAAATAATATATGGGTATATTTTAATGAACACATTGTATGAGGTAATGATGCAGACAAATCCATGGTTATTGTTTGGAGCCGGTATTGGCGGTGGGTTTGCAATTGCTGTTTCTGGATTTGCTCAAGGTAAAGCAGCAGCAGGGGCTTGTGATGCTTTTTCTGAGACAGGTAAAGGATTTGCTACATATCTATTAGTTTTGGGATTAATAGAATCTGTTGCTCTTTTTGTAATGGTATTCTTGATGATCTTTAAGTTTGTTTAA
- a CDS encoding V-type ATP synthase subunit I, which translates to MIVKMKKVLLLTLSKYKKESLEILRDFGAVHINFCNKNSDSLKKSIDNRRILMQAFSLLKEDGGVKALKSSNGNFLDIAKSIVNLGNEIKEFQDIKRSLLHERNLISVWGNFSLDDIDKLKDSGIYIQFFKIQKSEYKNLLKDPNVNVLLIQNVKNTYYFVSVSEFEQKIEIADEFKFNFDFDYINNKLKVVDEILDQKLTQISLFNKYIDILRDEIKNYDQIVEFEQVLADMQSDFEDFSYITGFVPVERQESLKSSVLKAGFAVQFADPEENDIIPTYIKRKGIANLAAPIFNILETIPGYKERDISFIFMLFFFVFFGMIVGDAAYGVIFFLIGILLSLSFILRGKPLTPIHGLIFYLSISSILYGSMTGTWFGSPLILEIFPILNSFKVSYLTDKDSVQNVIFICFSIGVLQIALAHAWNFLRQVKEKPHIHSIAQIGWLIAIIGLYYLVLNLIISQSRFPMHSVVYNVIYLGIALVFIFGKQDGSNFFKCILKSFGGIIEQFLTTVSGFADIISYIRLFAVGLAGLSISASFNTMSIPLLKSSNIGFIIVGAIVILFGHVLNIMLSLLSVVVHGLRLNMLEFSNHLGQEWNGYAYKPFRKIKK; encoded by the coding sequence ATGATTGTAAAAATGAAAAAAGTTTTACTTTTGACTTTATCAAAATATAAAAAAGAATCATTAGAGATTTTAAGAGATTTTGGAGCAGTTCATATTAATTTTTGCAATAAGAATTCAGATTCTTTAAAAAAAAGCATTGATAATCGGCGAATTTTAATGCAAGCTTTTTCGCTACTTAAAGAAGATGGAGGTGTTAAGGCTTTAAAATCTTCTAATGGAAATTTTTTAGATATTGCAAAAAGCATAGTCAATTTAGGTAATGAGATTAAAGAATTTCAAGATATTAAGCGATCTTTATTGCATGAAAGGAATTTAATTTCTGTTTGGGGGAATTTTTCTTTGGATGATATTGACAAATTAAAAGATTCTGGCATTTACATTCAATTTTTTAAAATCCAAAAAAGTGAATATAAAAATTTATTAAAAGACCCTAATGTTAATGTACTTTTGATTCAAAATGTAAAAAACACTTATTATTTTGTGAGCGTTAGTGAGTTTGAGCAAAAAATTGAAATTGCTGATGAATTTAAGTTTAATTTTGATTTTGATTATATTAATAATAAATTAAAGGTTGTTGATGAGATTTTAGATCAAAAATTAACTCAAATCTCTCTTTTTAATAAATACATTGATATTTTAAGAGATGAAATAAAAAATTACGATCAAATCGTAGAGTTTGAGCAAGTCTTAGCTGATATGCAATCTGATTTTGAAGATTTTTCATATATTACGGGATTTGTTCCGGTTGAAAGGCAAGAATCTCTTAAAAGCTCAGTTTTAAAAGCAGGCTTTGCGGTGCAATTTGCAGATCCTGAAGAAAATGATATTATTCCAACCTATATAAAAAGAAAAGGAATTGCCAATTTAGCTGCGCCTATTTTTAATATTTTAGAGACGATTCCCGGATATAAAGAAAGGGATATAAGTTTTATTTTTATGTTATTTTTCTTTGTGTTTTTTGGTATGATAGTGGGTGATGCAGCTTATGGTGTAATATTTTTTTTGATAGGAATTTTGCTTAGTTTGAGTTTTATTCTTAGGGGCAAGCCCCTAACTCCGATTCATGGGTTAATATTTTATCTTAGTATATCATCGATACTTTATGGTTCTATGACTGGGACTTGGTTTGGTAGTCCTTTAATTCTTGAAATTTTTCCTATTTTAAATTCATTTAAAGTTAGTTATTTGACAGATAAAGATAGTGTACAAAATGTTATCTTTATTTGCTTTTCAATAGGAGTTTTGCAAATTGCATTGGCTCATGCTTGGAATTTTTTAAGACAAGTAAAAGAAAAACCCCATATTCATTCAATTGCACAGATTGGTTGGCTTATAGCTATAATTGGCCTTTATTACCTTGTTTTAAATTTAATAATAAGTCAATCTCGATTTCCCATGCACAGTGTTGTTTACAATGTAATATATTTGGGCATTGCGCTTGTATTTATTTTTGGCAAGCAAGATGGTTCAAATTTTTTCAAGTGTATCTTGAAAAGTTTTGGGGGAATTATAGAGCAATTTTTAACTACTGTGTCTGGGTTTGCAGATATAATATCTTATATTAGACTTTTTGCAGTTGGACTTGCAGGACTTTCAATTTCAGCAAGTTTTAATACTATGTCAATACCTTTACTAAAATCTTCTAATATTGGTTTTATAATAGTTGGAGCTATTGTTATACTTTTTGGACATGTTTTAAATATAATGTTATCTTTGCTTTCAGTAGTTGTTCATGGATTAAGGCTTAATATGCTTGAATTTTCAAACCATTTAGGCCAAGAATGGAATGGATATGCTTATAAGCCTTTTAGAAAAATAAAAAAATAA